The following nucleotide sequence is from Acidimicrobiales bacterium.
GGCCGAGGGAGTGGAGACCCGGCGATCCGCTCCGGGTCCCCCGCACGATCCACGTCCACCACGCGAACTACACCGTGGGTGTCGCCAACAAGCTCGCCCAACTCGCCGAGGTGGACCGCATCGTGGCCTCTCGCGCTTGAGGCGGACGTCGGGCGTGCGTCGCCCCGATCTGCGCCACCCGTTCGTATCCTGAGCCGATGGCCGACAAGAGCCGGTGGACGGCACTGATCGAGGAGAACCCCGGGCACTCGACGTGGTACGTCGAGCGTTTCAGGAACATGGCCGCCGAGGGGCACGATCTGCACGGTGAGGCCCGTCTCGTCGACGCCATGGTGGGCCGGGAGAGCCACGTTCTCGACGCGGGCTGCGGGCCGGGACGCGTGGGCGGGAGACTCGCGGAGCTCGGACACGACGTGGTCGGTGTCGACCTGGACCCTGTTCTGATCGAGGCCGCCGTCGAGGACCACCCCGGCGCGACCTGGATCGCCGGCGACCTGTCGGAGGTGGATCTCGCCACTCACGGCATCACCGATGGTTTCGACGTCATCGTGGCGGCGGGAAACGTGATGGCGTTCCTGGGGCCGAGTACACGTGTGCCGGTGCTGTCCAATATGGCCGCGCACCTCCGCTCCGAGGGACGGATCGTGGTCGGTTTCGGGTCCGGGCGGGACTACGACTTCGACGATTTCTTCGCCGATGTCGATGCTGCCGGACTGGTCGTCGACGTCAGGCTCTCCTCGTGGGACCTGCGCCCCTTCGCATCCGACTCCGACTTCCTCGTCGCGATCCTCTCCGCCGCGTAGCTCGACCCGCGTCGGCCGCGGTGACCCCGCAGACGGCCCCGCTCGGTTCGAAAATGGGCGGATCGCCGTGTGGTGTGATAGCGACCAGGGTCGCAGTTGTGCCGCCGGACCCCGGTGGCGCCGCGGCTTTGCACGCTCGTGATTCCGGGAGAGGTCCAGATGTCAGCAGGAAACGACGAGATCACCGAGGTCCGGGAGTGGTTCGACAGCGACCGCTTCGCAGGAACGACCCGCCTGTTCTCGCCCGCTCAGGTCGTCGCACAGCGCGGCACGATCCGTGACGGGTACGACGTCGCACGTGTCGCCGCGGAGGAGTTCTACGTCCTGCTGCGCGATCTTTTCTCCCGGGGGGAGTCGATCACGACGTTCGGGCCCTACTCGCCGGGCCAGGCGGTGGCGATGAAGCGAAAGGGCATCGACGGCATCTACCTCGGTGGCTGGGCCACCTCGGCGAAGGGTTCGGTGCAGGAGGATCCCGGCCCGGACCTCGCCGGGTATCCCCTCAGCCAGGTACCCGACGAGGCAGCGGTGCTGGTCAGGGCACTCATGACCGCCGACAGGAACCAGGCTTTCGCCCGGTCGAAGATGACCCCCGAGGAGTTGGCGTCGACCCCCGAGGTGAACTTCCTGCCGTTCATCATCGCCGATGCCGACACCGGTCATGGCGGCGATCCCCACGTACGGAACCTGATCCGTCGCTTCGTCGAGGTCGGTGTTCCCGGCTACCACATCGAGGACCAGAAGCCCGGCGCCAAGAAGTGCGGTCATCAGGGCGGCAAGGTCCTGGTTGGTTCCGACGAGCAGATCAAGCGCCTGAACGCCGCGCGGTTCCAGCTCGACATCATGGGTGTGCCGGGCATCATCGTCGCCCGCACCGACGCCGAGGCGGCGACACTTCTCGAGAGTGCCGCCGACGAGCGTGACCAGCCGTTCGTACTCGGCGTCACCAACCTCAAGGTCCCCCACTACAAGGTCGGCTACCTCGCCACCCTGCGAGGGCTTCACCTCGCCGGCGTGACCGAGCTGAACGGACACGAGCTCTACTCGATCCCGGGCGCGGAGTACGACGCCGTGGAGCCGTGGATGCAGCGCTCCGGGGTCACCGGT
It contains:
- a CDS encoding isocitrate lyase/phosphoenolpyruvate mutase family protein, whose translation is MSAGNDEITEVREWFDSDRFAGTTRLFSPAQVVAQRGTIRDGYDVARVAAEEFYVLLRDLFSRGESITTFGPYSPGQAVAMKRKGIDGIYLGGWATSAKGSVQEDPGPDLAGYPLSQVPDEAAVLVRALMTADRNQAFARSKMTPEELASTPEVNFLPFIIADADTGHGGDPHVRNLIRRFVEVGVPGYHIEDQKPGAKKCGHQGGKVLVGSDEQIKRLNAARFQLDIMGVPGIIVARTDAEAATLLESAADERDQPFVLGVTNLKVPHYKVGYLATLRGLHLAGVTELNGHELYSIPGAEYDAVEPWMQRSGVTGAIEAAAARYAAGDATADEALDDVAGVFFDAWESDAGLSTYREAAANALEFAAQEGRGLDMTSDEWLEFSAGKPWSVARQKIAELGVEVVWDSERAMTPEGYCQVRGGIEYAVAKSLAAAPFCDILWMETKTADLEDARVFAEAIHAVFPDMMLAYNLSPSFNWDTTGMTDDE
- a CDS encoding class I SAM-dependent methyltransferase, which encodes MADKSRWTALIEENPGHSTWYVERFRNMAAEGHDLHGEARLVDAMVGRESHVLDAGCGPGRVGGRLAELGHDVVGVDLDPVLIEAAVEDHPGATWIAGDLSEVDLATHGITDGFDVIVAAGNVMAFLGPSTRVPVLSNMAAHLRSEGRIVVGFGSGRDYDFDDFFADVDAAGLVVDVRLSSWDLRPFASDSDFLVAILSAA